From Clostridia bacterium, a single genomic window includes:
- a CDS encoding N-acetylmuramoyl-L-alanine amidase: MRREGSNLRVSKLARIGTGAVALIMAVLLPFNAWAWAALPPIIAVDPGHGGSDPGAIGPTGLKEKIPNLAIALHLRQLLEAEGVKVVMTRDGDYDVSLSDRVTKARGAGAKLFISIHNNAFGDPRPNGTETYYYNNKVGGAPGSPYVATSQAIASYVQKAVVSSISRFDRGVHSANFYVLRQSPMPAVLIEGVFISNPEEESLLKDVYFQQRLAQGIFNGLRAYYSAHEQGPGGLVVPTVRLPWGARGEEVNRLQECLRALGVDLEVNGTYDAPTEIAVARLQKAMGLDVDGCYGPATASALRQALEQGLKLPVTSIQGSARRFTDIDGYWAEHFISVLGYIGVIHGYANGQFQPGQLVTRAQAAKMIVRATEAAREEGQELRIFLTPNAQAASKFADLQGQDMAWARPYVGAAAEAGVVMGYSETSFHPNEPLTRAQLAVMISRLLPETGTVVPRAPFSDTRYSWARAEIDRAYQAGIVSGYGDGTFGPERYITRAELTKILYQLIYGRF; encoded by the coding sequence ATGAGGCGGGAAGGATCTAATCTCAGGGTTAGCAAATTAGCGCGGATCGGGACAGGAGCAGTGGCCTTAATAATGGCAGTGCTCCTGCCTTTTAATGCCTGGGCCTGGGCGGCACTACCACCTATAATTGCTGTAGATCCCGGGCACGGAGGATCGGATCCCGGGGCAATAGGACCGACTGGACTTAAAGAGAAGATTCCTAACTTGGCTATTGCCCTGCACCTGCGCCAACTCCTCGAGGCCGAGGGCGTCAAGGTAGTCATGACTAGGGATGGTGACTACGACGTGTCTTTATCTGACCGGGTTACCAAAGCTCGAGGAGCAGGGGCCAAGCTTTTTATCTCCATACATAACAACGCTTTTGGCGACCCGAGGCCCAACGGCACTGAGACCTACTACTATAACAATAAGGTGGGTGGTGCTCCTGGCTCTCCCTATGTGGCTACCAGCCAGGCCATCGCTAGTTATGTGCAGAAAGCAGTGGTTAGCTCCATCTCTCGCTTTGACCGGGGAGTTCATTCCGCCAATTTCTATGTACTGCGCCAAAGCCCGATGCCGGCCGTGCTAATTGAAGGGGTGTTTATAAGTAACCCGGAGGAGGAAAGCCTGCTCAAGGACGTGTATTTTCAACAGCGCTTGGCCCAGGGCATTTTCAATGGCTTGCGAGCCTATTACAGCGCTCACGAGCAGGGCCCCGGCGGTCTAGTGGTGCCCACGGTCAGATTACCTTGGGGAGCCCGGGGTGAGGAAGTCAACAGGTTGCAGGAATGCCTACGGGCCCTGGGTGTGGATCTAGAGGTGAATGGGACCTATGATGCTCCTACCGAGATTGCCGTAGCTAGGTTGCAGAAGGCCATGGGGCTCGATGTAGATGGATGTTATGGCCCGGCTACGGCCAGCGCCCTTCGGCAGGCCCTCGAGCAAGGGTTAAAACTTCCTGTGACCTCAATCCAGGGCTCTGCTAGGCGCTTTACCGACATCGACGGTTATTGGGCCGAACATTTCATCTCGGTGCTCGGCTATATCGGGGTCATCCATGGCTATGCCAATGGCCAATTTCAGCCTGGCCAGCTGGTTACCCGGGCTCAGGCCGCCAAAATGATAGTAAGGGCAACCGAGGCCGCAAGAGAAGAGGGGCAAGAGCTTAGGATCTTCCTGACTCCTAACGCCCAAGCCGCCAGTAAGTTCGCTGACTTGCAGGGTCAGGATATGGCTTGGGCTCGCCCGTATGTTGGCGCTGCTGCCGAGGCCGGAGTGGTAATGGGTTACTCCGAAACCAGTTTCCATCCCAACGAGCCCTTGACCCGGGCCCAGCTGGCGGTTATGATTAGCCGTTTGCTGCCGGAGACTGGGACGGTTGTGCCCCGGGCCCCGTTCTCTGACACCCGATACAGCTGGGCCCGAGCGGAAATCGATCGCGCTTATCAGGCTGGCATCGTCAGCGGCTATGGGGACGGGACCTTTGGTCCTGAACGGTATATAACCCGGGCTGAGCTGACCAAGATCCTCTACCAGCTAATCTATGGCCGGTTCTAG
- a CDS encoding cation-translocating P-type ATPase: protein MLSTPASEASAAILPEVANVQAEKKWYQRSAQEVAMALNSNLKQGLEANEATKRRGEYGPNQLQEPPPRSLIQMIYSQIKEVLVLILIAAAIISAALGEIEDSGVILVIVVLNAALGAFQESRAEQALRALKKLTQPMAKVLRDGRPDQVPAADLVPGDVVLLEAGDYVPADARLIEVASLAADESALTGESVPVEKTAEVLSGQEVTLGDQKNMVFMGTVITAGRGQAIVVDTGMRTQIGRIASMLQQVEQEPTPLQRRLAELGKYLGVIALAVVAVVFIAGLLRGEELLEMFMTSVSLAVAAVPEGLPAVVTIVLALGVQRMSRRQAIIRKLAAVETLGTATTICSDKTGTLTKNEMTVAQIYTSEGVWKVTGVGYAPRGEFIAVVHSGPESKPVTEGSEEAVDQTGEKAAQALDATGIQGSFAPALERMLIGGALASDAWLTQDNHGHYRIVGDPTEGALVVAAAKAGFTREGLNRDYPRVGEVPFDSDRKMMTTFHQVPPDRFGAPVVSFTKGAPDIVLERCQSWYGPDGEVAPLNDADKQKLLEANSKLASQGMRVLALATRSWLQVPEEMSSEAVESDMTFVGLFAMQDPARPEVARAVEVSRQAGIRPVMITGDHQTTAVAIAKEIGIYRPGDQVLTGLDLERASDEELEAAVLKTSVYARVSPHHKLRIVKALRAHQQVVAMTGDGVNDAPALRQADIGVAMGITGTEVAKEASDMVLMDDNFATIVNAIEEGRTIYANIRKTIHYLLSCNIGEIVAIFLAIVIGMGSPLTPIQILWLNLVTDGFPALALGLEGAEKGVMQRPPRGAKEGIFAGGLGIQIGWQGILIGGLSFTAYALAIAGGRSLVEAHTMAFLTMSLSQLFHAFNVRGPMSLVKMGLLSNRYLVGAFGLSAALQLAVILVPPLREIFDTALLTASDWLIVVGLSFMSIVVVEVVKAFTGLRASQTGTSVPLG from the coding sequence TTGTTGTCGACACCAGCGTCCGAAGCTAGTGCCGCCATCCTACCAGAAGTTGCCAACGTCCAAGCTGAAAAGAAATGGTACCAAAGATCAGCTCAAGAGGTAGCTATGGCTCTCAATTCTAACTTGAAACAAGGACTCGAGGCCAATGAAGCCACCAAACGGCGGGGGGAGTACGGGCCCAACCAGTTGCAAGAGCCACCACCGCGCAGCCTTATCCAAATGATCTATTCCCAGATTAAAGAAGTTTTGGTGCTAATTCTCATTGCTGCCGCCATCATATCGGCAGCTTTAGGAGAGATCGAAGATTCCGGGGTAATCCTGGTCATCGTGGTTCTCAATGCTGCCTTAGGGGCGTTTCAGGAGAGCCGGGCCGAGCAAGCTTTGCGAGCCCTGAAAAAGCTCACCCAGCCGATGGCCAAAGTTTTGCGCGACGGCAGGCCGGATCAGGTGCCGGCGGCGGATTTGGTGCCTGGGGATGTAGTATTGCTGGAAGCCGGAGACTATGTCCCGGCCGATGCCCGCCTGATTGAGGTGGCTAGCTTGGCAGCGGACGAATCGGCCCTAACCGGGGAATCGGTGCCGGTGGAAAAGACGGCGGAGGTCTTATCAGGCCAGGAGGTGACGCTAGGCGACCAAAAGAACATGGTCTTCATGGGCACAGTGATCACCGCCGGACGAGGCCAGGCCATAGTAGTGGATACCGGCATGCGCACCCAAATTGGGCGCATCGCCAGCATGCTTCAGCAGGTGGAGCAGGAACCCACCCCCTTGCAACGCCGCTTGGCCGAACTCGGTAAATACTTGGGAGTCATTGCCCTGGCTGTGGTAGCGGTGGTGTTTATAGCCGGGCTACTGCGGGGCGAAGAGCTGCTGGAGATGTTCATGACCTCGGTAAGCTTGGCGGTAGCGGCGGTGCCGGAAGGCCTACCGGCAGTGGTCACCATCGTCTTGGCCCTGGGGGTGCAACGGATGAGCCGGCGCCAGGCCATCATCCGCAAGCTGGCAGCCGTAGAGACTTTAGGTACAGCCACGACCATCTGCTCGGACAAGACCGGCACCCTGACCAAGAATGAAATGACTGTGGCCCAGATCTATACCTCGGAAGGGGTTTGGAAAGTGACGGGAGTTGGCTACGCCCCTCGAGGCGAATTTATTGCCGTCGTCCACTCTGGACCGGAGTCTAAGCCGGTGACAGAGGGTTCTGAGGAAGCCGTTGACCAGACCGGGGAGAAAGCTGCGCAAGCCTTGGATGCAACCGGGATCCAAGGCAGCTTTGCTCCGGCTCTGGAGCGGATGCTTATAGGCGGAGCCTTGGCAAGTGACGCCTGGCTAACTCAGGATAATCACGGCCATTACCGAATCGTTGGTGATCCTACCGAAGGGGCGCTAGTAGTAGCCGCTGCCAAGGCTGGTTTCACCCGAGAGGGCCTCAACCGGGATTACCCCCGGGTGGGCGAGGTACCCTTTGACTCGGACCGGAAGATGATGACCACTTTTCACCAGGTACCGCCGGACCGATTTGGTGCGCCTGTGGTAAGCTTTACCAAGGGAGCTCCTGATATTGTGCTGGAACGGTGCCAGTCTTGGTACGGTCCCGATGGCGAGGTTGCTCCCCTGAATGATGCGGACAAACAGAAGCTTCTAGAGGCCAACTCTAAGCTGGCCTCACAGGGCATGCGGGTCTTGGCGCTGGCCACCCGGTCTTGGCTGCAAGTGCCGGAGGAGATGAGTTCCGAGGCGGTGGAGTCCGATATGACCTTTGTCGGGCTTTTTGCCATGCAAGACCCGGCCCGGCCAGAAGTAGCCCGGGCGGTAGAGGTTAGCCGCCAGGCGGGTATCCGTCCGGTTATGATCACCGGCGACCATCAGACTACGGCAGTGGCTATAGCCAAGGAGATCGGCATTTACCGTCCGGGAGACCAGGTCCTAACTGGGCTGGACCTAGAAAGAGCAAGTGATGAAGAATTGGAGGCAGCGGTCTTAAAGACCTCAGTCTATGCCCGAGTTTCGCCTCACCACAAGCTTCGAATTGTCAAGGCTCTCCGGGCCCATCAGCAGGTGGTAGCCATGACCGGCGACGGAGTAAATGATGCTCCTGCGCTCCGCCAGGCCGACATCGGTGTGGCCATGGGAATCACCGGAACGGAAGTAGCTAAGGAAGCCTCGGATATGGTACTCATGGACGATAACTTTGCTACTATCGTTAACGCCATCGAAGAAGGGCGAACTATTTATGCCAATATTCGCAAGACCATCCATTACCTCCTTTCCTGTAATATCGGTGAGATCGTTGCCATTTTCTTGGCCATCGTCATCGGTATGGGAAGCCCCTTAACTCCTATCCAGATCCTTTGGCTGAACTTGGTCACCGATGGATTTCCCGCCCTAGCTTTGGGCTTGGAAGGGGCTGAAAAGGGGGTTATGCAGAGGCCACCGCGGGGAGCCAAGGAGGGCATCTTTGCCGGCGGCTTAGGTATACAGATCGGTTGGCAAGGCATACTCATCGGCGGACTTTCCTTTACGGCTTATGCTCTGGCTATAGCAGGAGGGCGATCCCTGGTGGAGGCCCACACCATGGCCTTTTTAACCATGAGCCTTTCCCAGCTCTTCCACGCTTTCAATGTACGAGGGCCAATGTCGCTGGTAAAGATGGGGCTACTGTCCAATCGCTATCTGGTCGGTGCCTTCGGTTTATCAGCTGCTTTGCAGCTGGCGGTAATCTTGGTGCCACCGCTTAGAGAGATATTTGACACCGCCCTGTTGACTGCCAGCGATTGGCTGATAGTAGTGGGCTTAAGTTTCATGTCCATAGTGGTAGTGGAAGTGGTCAAGGCATTTACTGGTCTTCGTGCTTCCCAAACCGGTACGTCCGTACCGCTAGGATAA
- a CDS encoding MFS transporter, with product MTESADPRRWRVLAAVLAAGVMGPLDASIINVNLPTIAGFFHAPMSLAGWVPMAYLLVLSSLLLSYGRLGDMWGYRRLFLGGIILFVISSALCGLSPSMGFLIGARALQAVGAGMFMAVIPAIITTTFPASERGRALGLNGMSVAFGLALGPSLGGAITGWWGWRWVFYINVPIGIIGFFWSRRLLPPDRPRPTEHFDGLGAVLAFVTLFSFLLWVNRLPSWGLWSSTSLAVGLLALVGAALFVLWERRVPQPMLDLSLFKNRLFSCANLAALFNFMSQYTLVFLTPFYLRDYLGLLPGQVGLLMTAFPAVVLFTAPWSGALSDRIGTRGLSILGASLCAVALGWLALGGSGGGAAAGGITARVGSQAAEPLRLVVAGLALFGLGTGIFQSPNNSAVMGSVPRERTGIASGVLSVIRNVGMVLGVALAGAIFASREAHYHAFVPALRDAYLAGALFTTLSALLSIPGVRSQRKESRAGKST from the coding sequence ATGACGGAGTCAGCCGACCCTAGGCGTTGGCGGGTGCTGGCAGCGGTGTTGGCGGCGGGCGTCATGGGCCCTTTAGATGCCAGCATTATTAACGTCAATCTCCCTACCATAGCCGGGTTTTTTCATGCGCCTATGTCTCTAGCTGGATGGGTACCCATGGCCTATCTCTTAGTGCTCAGCAGCTTGCTGTTGAGCTATGGTCGGCTGGGGGATATGTGGGGGTACCGGCGCTTGTTCTTAGGGGGCATCATCCTGTTTGTGATTTCATCGGCTTTGTGCGGCCTTTCTCCCTCCATGGGGTTTTTGATCGGCGCTCGTGCTCTCCAGGCGGTTGGAGCCGGCATGTTCATGGCAGTCATCCCGGCCATCATTACCACTACCTTTCCGGCTAGCGAGCGGGGCCGGGCCTTGGGCCTAAACGGCATGTCAGTGGCATTTGGGCTAGCCTTGGGGCCATCCCTGGGCGGAGCGATTACTGGCTGGTGGGGTTGGCGGTGGGTATTCTACATTAACGTTCCCATTGGCATCATCGGCTTCTTTTGGTCGCGGCGGCTCCTACCACCTGATCGGCCTCGGCCAACTGAACACTTTGACGGCCTAGGAGCGGTTCTAGCCTTTGTGACCCTGTTTAGCTTTTTGCTCTGGGTCAACCGCCTCCCCAGCTGGGGTCTATGGTCCTCTACCAGCCTGGCAGTTGGGCTTTTGGCCTTGGTAGGCGCCGCGTTGTTCGTCCTGTGGGAGCGGCGGGTGCCCCAGCCCATGCTGGATCTCAGCCTCTTTAAGAACCGGCTATTCAGCTGCGCCAACTTGGCAGCGCTGTTTAACTTCATGAGCCAGTATACTCTGGTTTTTTTGACCCCCTTTTATCTTCGGGATTACTTGGGCTTGCTCCCCGGACAAGTAGGGCTGCTCATGACTGCTTTCCCAGCAGTAGTTCTTTTCACTGCTCCCTGGTCTGGGGCCCTATCGGACCGGATCGGTACTCGTGGCCTTTCGATTTTGGGGGCTAGCCTGTGCGCGGTGGCTTTGGGCTGGCTGGCTTTGGGCGGAAGCGGCGGGGGAGCAGCGGCTGGGGGTATAACCGCCAGGGTCGGTTCTCAGGCCGCTGAGCCCTTACGGCTGGTAGTGGCCGGCCTGGCTTTGTTTGGACTTGGCACCGGCATCTTTCAATCTCCCAACAACAGCGCGGTGATGGGGAGCGTCCCTCGGGAGCGGACTGGGATTGCCTCCGGAGTGCTATCAGTAATCCGCAATGTGGGCATGGTCTTAGGGGTAGCTTTGGCTGGGGCAATATTTGCTTCTAGGGAGGCCCATTATCATGCCTTCGTCCCTGCCCTCCGGGACGCCTATCTGGCTGGCGCCCTCTTCACTACCCTTAGCGCTTTGCTATCGATCCCCGGGGTTCGGTCACAACGTAAAGAATCTAGGGCTGGTAAGTCCACCTAA
- a CDS encoding acyl-CoA/acyl-ACP dehydrogenase has product MFDFLLNEDQRKLRDEVRQFVARVDRQLILDMDAEKIVYPRGYVRALGQQNLLGLRFPSQYGGRGLGWSSEIVALEEVGVLGTSLACLYSLPTIVGEAINRFGSAKLKEKYLRPTLAGELCTAEALTEPRGGSDFFGATTKAEKVEGGFILNGQKRFVVGAEGADYFMVYARTNLDPAVAPHQAISAFIVDRGPGVEVKHVYGLMGTRGGGAGRLLFRDAFVPEENLLGELHGAAPIFYQMMIPERMTSAAGAIGMARAALEVATRYSTKRKAFGRHIKEFQAVSFKIADSITKLDAARSLVYAAARSIDEGMPSSLQRRMVSEAKKFATESAWEVINHAMQVMGGIGYTSIYPVERLLRDARLIMIWTGTNEVMDLIIQHEFYQEFDRAGVLGRDVEADAAEADAVEEKVYE; this is encoded by the coding sequence TTGTTTGATTTCTTGTTAAATGAGGATCAAAGGAAGCTTCGCGATGAAGTTAGACAGTTTGTTGCCCGTGTGGACCGCCAACTGATTTTGGATATGGACGCTGAGAAGATAGTTTACCCTCGGGGTTATGTTCGGGCCTTAGGGCAACAGAACTTGTTGGGCCTTCGCTTTCCGAGCCAATACGGCGGCCGAGGTTTAGGCTGGAGTTCAGAAATCGTAGCTCTTGAAGAAGTGGGGGTCCTTGGTACTTCCCTGGCTTGCCTCTATTCTCTACCCACCATTGTGGGTGAGGCTATTAACCGTTTTGGAAGCGCCAAGCTAAAGGAGAAGTACCTTCGACCCACCTTGGCTGGCGAGCTTTGCACTGCCGAGGCTTTAACTGAGCCCCGAGGCGGCTCTGACTTCTTTGGCGCTACCACCAAGGCGGAGAAGGTAGAAGGGGGCTTTATCCTAAATGGCCAGAAGCGGTTTGTGGTCGGCGCCGAAGGAGCGGATTACTTTATGGTCTATGCTCGCACCAACCTAGATCCGGCGGTAGCTCCCCATCAGGCCATCAGCGCCTTCATAGTTGACCGGGGGCCGGGGGTGGAAGTCAAGCACGTCTATGGGCTCATGGGTACCCGAGGTGGGGGCGCGGGCCGGCTGTTGTTTCGGGATGCCTTCGTTCCTGAAGAAAACCTATTGGGCGAACTCCACGGAGCCGCACCGATTTTCTATCAAATGATGATTCCTGAGCGCATGACCAGCGCCGCCGGAGCCATTGGCATGGCTCGGGCGGCGCTGGAGGTGGCTACCCGTTATAGCACCAAGCGCAAAGCTTTCGGCCGCCACATTAAAGAGTTTCAAGCGGTAAGTTTTAAAATCGCCGACTCCATCACTAAGCTGGATGCGGCGCGATCCTTGGTCTATGCTGCCGCTCGCTCCATCGATGAAGGTATGCCTTCCTCTTTGCAGCGGCGCATGGTATCCGAGGCCAAAAAGTTTGCTACCGAGTCGGCCTGGGAAGTCATTAATCATGCCATGCAAGTCATGGGTGGAATCGGCTACACGAGCATCTACCCGGTGGAGAGGTTGCTTCGCGATGCCCGCCTAATTATGATTTGGACCGGTACCAACGAAGTCATGGATTTAATTATACAACATGAATTCTACCAAGAATTTGACCGGGCCGGTGTGCTAGGCCGGGACGTAGAAGCCGATGCGGCTGAAGCTGATGCCGTTGAGGAAAAAGTATACGAGTAA
- a CDS encoding response regulator: MQLRALIVDDEPVVRQGLALMLSESGVNWERIDEAANAREALAAAAKHRHNLVFLDIRMPGPSGLEIMEQLQEVSPEARLVILTAYDRFDYAQEALRHGAFDYLVKPVEDEQLHQALQRCIDSLAASEAQRSAAANLKSTCQLLEQYLVHALIPQGTGSQADPSAKPSHRSNSQSCQLHHVCLVIESQDGRADWREWIDTAKDLAWPWGAFGAAVDGRLVLLLSSSAEEPSPERVAELGERMYSGLLERCGTTTLIGIGRPVPDPSSLTVSYAEALQALEFLKATRNRLREPWLSFSSIKAAGPSNWVYPWEKEEELAVAIRLGRPDQAIHLALQLLDEVIHNSPYVGERQARAAEILAIASRATLSRMVDPREVLHLSCRQLRWLAKVVGETSLREWMRQTITALLVLASQTGMSHAEQMVAEAEAYVQKHLGRSITLKEVARTVCLSPSYFSTLFRKQTGTSFKAYLERVRLKKAIDLLLNTDAPIYEIARQVGYDDANYFARVFRKAHGMAPTEFRRRHQPRDAAV; this comes from the coding sequence ATGCAGCTTAGAGCACTGATCGTTGATGACGAGCCAGTGGTGCGCCAGGGCCTTGCTCTCATGCTGAGCGAGTCAGGAGTGAATTGGGAACGCATAGATGAAGCGGCCAACGCGAGGGAGGCACTGGCTGCAGCCGCTAAACACAGGCATAATCTCGTTTTCTTGGATATTCGTATGCCGGGCCCGAGCGGCCTAGAGATTATGGAGCAACTGCAAGAAGTCTCTCCAGAAGCTCGGCTGGTAATCTTGACTGCTTATGACCGTTTCGACTATGCCCAAGAAGCGCTGCGGCATGGAGCCTTTGATTACCTGGTCAAGCCGGTAGAAGACGAACAGCTCCACCAGGCCCTCCAACGTTGCATCGATTCCCTTGCCGCTAGCGAAGCACAAAGAAGTGCTGCTGCCAACCTTAAGTCTACCTGCCAACTGCTTGAGCAGTACCTAGTCCATGCACTGATTCCCCAGGGGACCGGAAGTCAGGCCGATCCCTCAGCTAAACCGTCCCATAGAAGCAATTCCCAGTCTTGCCAATTGCATCACGTCTGCCTAGTTATAGAGTCCCAAGACGGCAGAGCAGACTGGCGGGAGTGGATCGATACCGCCAAGGATCTAGCCTGGCCGTGGGGCGCCTTTGGAGCTGCCGTGGATGGCAGGCTGGTACTGCTCCTTTCTTCTTCTGCTGAGGAGCCGTCGCCTGAAAGGGTGGCAGAGCTTGGGGAACGGATGTATTCAGGCCTCCTGGAAAGGTGCGGTACCACCACCTTGATCGGCATCGGCAGGCCCGTACCGGATCCTTCTTCTTTAACCGTCTCGTATGCTGAGGCCCTCCAGGCCCTGGAGTTCCTCAAGGCTACCCGGAATCGCCTCCGGGAGCCGTGGCTGAGCTTCAGTAGCATCAAGGCAGCTGGCCCCTCCAACTGGGTTTACCCGTGGGAAAAGGAGGAAGAGCTTGCCGTTGCCATCCGGCTGGGCAGGCCTGACCAGGCAATCCATCTGGCCCTGCAGCTTCTAGATGAGGTTATCCACAACTCCCCCTACGTTGGCGAAAGGCAGGCAAGGGCAGCGGAGATCCTGGCCATAGCCTCGCGGGCTACCTTGAGCCGTATGGTCGACCCCAGGGAGGTGCTCCATTTGAGCTGTCGGCAGCTGCGCTGGTTAGCGAAAGTTGTAGGAGAAACAAGCCTGAGGGAATGGATGCGACAAACCATCACTGCTCTTCTTGTCCTGGCAAGCCAAACGGGAATGAGTCACGCGGAGCAAATGGTTGCTGAAGCTGAGGCATACGTACAAAAGCATCTGGGCCGCAGCATTACGCTAAAGGAAGTAGCCCGCACTGTTTGTCTGAGCCCGTCGTACTTCAGTACCCTTTTCCGCAAGCAAACTGGAACCAGTTTTAAGGCGTATCTTGAACGGGTACGCTTGAAAAAAGCCATTGATCTCCTCCTTAATACTGATGCTCCCATCTATGAAATTGCTCGTCAGGTGGGCTATGACGATGCCAATTACTTTGCCCGGGTATTTCGCAAAGCCCATGGGATGGCCCCTACTGAGTTCCGCCGCCGACACCAGCCAAGGGATGCAGCAGTGTGA
- a CDS encoding PocR ligand-binding domain-containing protein, which translates to MAKKAQSNPLAVPIRILQPLVDAIGEFFDLWLKFVDLDGEYILTPDTKQPCRFCQLVRSTPAGRERCKASARQAIVECSADMSARYSHCHAQARRITVPIAVEGKCIGALVCGEIVAEKPTEKQLETISCLAREIGVDSNELLRAFCELPVWNHERLRVTGEILDALSNCFVKVAITVSARERAEAEKFRREAELKALQARINPHFLFNALNTVAMLALIENAPQTRQVTQMLARLLKLTFRPKDPLIPLAQELELVDSYLSIQKVRFGDRLHIAKEVPEHLLRVLILPLSLQPLVENALVHGIEPLESGGTIWISGCLDKSGRVCLSVRDNGVGMGREKVLAIRRAMKRSLNGTSSGLLNVYHRYRLMFDQQGDLTLQSSPGNGTEVRLFLPYIDSMGEVKGCSLEH; encoded by the coding sequence ATGGCCAAGAAGGCGCAGTCTAACCCCTTGGCAGTGCCAATCAGAATCCTCCAGCCCCTGGTGGACGCCATAGGAGAGTTCTTCGACCTATGGTTAAAGTTTGTCGATCTCGACGGGGAATACATCCTCACTCCCGATACTAAGCAGCCATGCCGGTTCTGCCAACTGGTTCGCAGCACTCCGGCGGGACGAGAGCGCTGCAAGGCATCGGCCAGGCAGGCAATTGTCGAGTGCTCCGCCGACATGAGCGCCCGTTATAGCCACTGCCATGCTCAGGCGAGGCGGATCACAGTGCCCATAGCCGTCGAAGGCAAATGCATCGGAGCCCTGGTGTGCGGCGAGATCGTAGCCGAGAAGCCAACAGAGAAGCAGCTGGAGACCATCTCCTGTCTTGCCAGAGAGATAGGCGTCGATAGCAATGAACTATTAAGAGCCTTCTGCGAGCTACCCGTCTGGAATCACGAGCGGCTCCGAGTCACTGGCGAAATACTCGACGCTCTTAGCAATTGTTTTGTCAAAGTAGCTATTACGGTCTCTGCCAGAGAGCGGGCCGAGGCGGAAAAGTTCCGCCGGGAGGCTGAACTGAAAGCCCTGCAAGCCCGGATCAACCCCCACTTCCTATTCAATGCCCTCAACACAGTCGCCATGCTGGCCCTGATCGAGAACGCTCCCCAGACCCGACAGGTGACCCAGATGCTGGCACGGCTTCTGAAGCTGACATTCCGGCCCAAGGATCCCCTGATCCCGCTGGCCCAAGAGCTGGAGCTGGTGGACAGCTACCTCTCCATCCAGAAGGTGCGCTTCGGTGACCGCCTCCACATAGCCAAGGAGGTGCCCGAGCACCTATTGCGGGTACTCATCTTGCCGCTGTCACTACAGCCTCTAGTGGAAAACGCCCTGGTCCATGGCATCGAGCCGCTGGAGTCGGGCGGAACCATATGGATCAGTGGCTGCCTGGATAAGAGCGGGAGAGTGTGCCTCAGCGTACGAGACAATGGGGTAGGCATGGGCCGGGAGAAGGTGCTGGCCATCCGGCGTGCCATGAAGCGGTCGCTTAATGGTACCAGCTCTGGCCTCCTCAACGTGTACCACCGGTACCGGCTGATGTTTGACCAACAGGGCGACCTTACCTTGCAGAGCTCCCCCGGCAACGGCACTGAAGTCCGTCTTTTTCTGCCCTATATTGACAGCATGGGGGAAGTGAAGGGATGCAGCTTAGAGCACTGA
- a CDS encoding pyridoxamine 5'-phosphate oxidase family protein: MAKLTEEMKTVLKVVGKGGAVVHLTTCSADGEPNIVGERFVTHYKDEYILIAEMYAQKTKVNLNENPVGCISIANPVRGHTWVFRGPCTIIRHDAPDNYQWYGIKAGEVLEEWGNWAEKEPPDEVPPDIRPPKLVQRGLIALKVDEVYSWAPEEAGRKIL, encoded by the coding sequence GTGGCCAAGTTAACGGAAGAAATGAAAACTGTTCTCAAGGTGGTAGGCAAGGGTGGAGCGGTGGTACATCTTACCACGTGCAGCGCTGACGGGGAGCCGAACATAGTCGGCGAGCGATTTGTTACTCACTACAAGGATGAATATATCCTCATCGCCGAGATGTACGCTCAGAAGACCAAGGTGAACCTGAACGAAAACCCGGTGGGATGCATCTCTATTGCCAACCCGGTGCGCGGCCACACGTGGGTATTCCGGGGTCCCTGCACCATCATCCGCCACGATGCGCCCGACAACTACCAGTGGTACGGAATCAAGGCTGGCGAGGTGCTCGAAGAGTGGGGCAACTGGGCGGAGAAAGAACCGCCCGACGAGGTGCCGCCGGATATCAGGCCTCCCAAGCTGGTGCAGCGGGGCCTGATTGCGCTCAAGGTGGACGAGGTGTACAGCTGGGCGCCCGAAGAGGCGGGACGCAAGATCCTTTAG
- a CDS encoding pyridoxamine 5'-phosphate oxidase family protein — MAVPLTPRMKDWLETLGAHIATATRSGFPTVTVVDRAIVDGGKVTFILSSAQAEQIRGNLEENPRVAIGPGGLGVVRAPYQFKGNGHLEGDRLVVEVDKIYCTRPGPEAGLRLDVLGYEKMREFDESRWTDMAPKPN, encoded by the coding sequence ATGGCTGTGCCATTGACGCCGCGGATGAAGGATTGGCTAGAAACGTTGGGAGCACACATTGCCACTGCGACTAGGTCAGGCTTTCCCACGGTAACGGTAGTTGACCGGGCAATTGTGGACGGGGGGAAGGTTACATTTATCCTTTCCAGCGCTCAGGCGGAGCAGATCAGGGGTAACCTGGAAGAGAACCCTCGGGTCGCCATCGGTCCTGGCGGTCTAGGCGTGGTTCGTGCTCCGTACCAGTTTAAAGGCAATGGGCACCTGGAGGGCGACCGGCTGGTGGTCGAGGTTGACAAGATCTACTGCACCCGTCCTGGCCCGGAGGCAGGGCTACGGCTGGATGTACTGGGATACGAGAAGATGCGAGAGTTTGATGAGAGCCGCTGGACCGATATGGCTCCGAAGCCAAATTGA